TCCCCGCGGCACTCCGGActctggggagagcggagccgcagcgggctcgctgccctccccctggcactcaggccggtcggggagagcggagagccgcgttGGGCTCACCACCCGCCCCTCAGCACTCTAGCCGCCGGGGAGGGCGGAGAGGCCCGGCTGGGATCGCCGcgctcctcccggcgctctggccactgggagttctccgccctccccctggtgctctggctgccggggagagcagacagccccggccgggctctccaccttcctcctggcactctggccactggggagagtggagagccccggccgggctctccgccctgctcccagcgctccggctggtcggggattgcgggcccgagccaggctcggcgccctcccctgccgtgctgcgGGGGGCCAGGCggtgggtggcttttttgcctagggcggcaaagtTTCAAGGATATAAACTCTTGTGCTTCAGGGTATCATCCAATAATGTAGGTTAGAGCTAATTGATGGGGGATAGTGACCCTGTACCTCTGTTCTCCTGGGTTACTTGAACTCCCAGTAAAGCCTCTGGTACTGACCGCTGATAGAGAGAGGTCTGATCATCTATAGAAATGTCTCTGTTCTTCCGTTCCAGAGAGGAGTCCATAGGTATGGTGTGACATTGAAGAGTAGAGCTGTATTGCCCTTAAATAAAACCTGTGCACAGATGGATATATCTCCCCTCACCAGTTAAATATTATGACATGTTCTTGGTCTGCAtaattttttccttttgtgtCATCCAATCAAAAATTTGATTATTGGAAAATATTCATCTTCTGGGAGCTGAAGGGCACAAAAATGTTGACGACATGTGTAGATGAAAATGTAGTTTTTAATTTGAAGTTCCTGCAATATCATGCCATGATAGACCCTGGGGATGTTATATATATGGAGTGTAGTGAGCAACAGCAACCTCAAAAGCCATTAGATTCTTGTACTACATTAAGTTGTGGAGTTAAAGTTGAGAAGAGCTTTCTAGTGAACAGCCAAATCTTCAAAGCGCTCAAGAAGCAAAGGCTGCCTGTCTCCAAAGATACTCTGCCATTCAAGGGGTCGGGTCTAGACTTAACCATGCATTAACCAAGCAATTTGCTGgccaattttcttttccttctgaaaacctGGTCCCTTCTCCTGCAAACAGTCACACTGATGCTTACCATGAAACCAAAGGAAAAATGTACATTCTTTAAGTGACAATATGTATAAATCATTTCAGAAAAAGACACTTTGCTTAACCAGGTAATGAAAGGAGGACCTCTTTGCAGAGGGCTTGCATAATCCTATGGACCTCTAcaagggccagattcactccATGGCTTTCAAAGTTGCAACTTGAGATGTTCCCAGTACAGCAAGCTCCACTGAGATGAATTTTTGACCAAGTAGGGAGAAACAAGGAGAACCATAAGACTGATATGATGATGCAGCACAGTTTTTAATGCGAATGAAATTTGCAGTACAAAATTACAGAAAGAAACAATACAGAGCAGAAGCTTTCTAAGGTCCTTGTTTTACACCAGTTGGTGGGAAATAAAACACAGCATAATAGAGGCAGAGGACTAGGCAGGTTCTCCATTACATATCTGCCGTAGCATAATTCAAAGTGAGATGCTTACGATACATATCGGTGGAAAGGATAGAACATGTAGGGCCTATTCTACTTTATTTCATGGATATTCCTGTTGGGATTAACACGGCCCACAGTATCCACCGCGATACCTACGGCCATATCCCCCGTAACCgcataatcccccataaccacctaatcccccataaccgtaaCCTCCCCCGTAACCACACAGTCCCCCATAACCTCCTCCGTAACCACACAATCCCCCATATCTacctaatcccccataaccataaCCTCCCCCGTAACCACACAGTCCCCCATAACCACCCAATCCGCCATAACCGTAAAGGCCCCCATAACCACCGAATCCCCCTAAACCATACAATCCTCCATAATGGCCTCCATAGCCGTTCAATCCCCCCAAACCGAATGAGCCCCCGTAGCCAGCTCCGACCACAGGTGCTCCAACGGCTCCCACTTCACTCTGCTGAGGGAAAttgctgagaattggtcctgggatGGTTACAACAACCGGTGATGGTCTGATAACCACTTCAGAGTCAGGGCACTGCCTAACGCACGGCTCATTGCAGCTGCCAGAAACTGGACTGGGACGGGCCACCCCACATTCTGGATAGGACAGGCTGGAGCAAGACATCTTTCTGTGATGGAgataaacctgaaacacacaacagggaacAGATTCAAGAGAAGGTACAAGTGTCAATGGAAGAAAGGCTTCAAAGCTCAGTTACTATTGTGGTGAGATCTACAAGGGCCCcgagagagaggagaaggagtgGACTTAGTCCCTATCTTCATGGTTATTATTTGTTCCTATTTCCGCTTTCTACGCGTCTTCTTCTCTCCCACTAAActtccctcccagccagccccttTGAAGTCCTCTCCATGATTGTGTCTGAAAAGCACCAACCGGAATCAGTGTAATTATGTCTATTATGGACAGCTGGGATTCTGTGTTCCATTTTAGACATTTCTCAATGAGAACATGGCTCGGATAATGGTAATCGAATTCTTCTCCTTTTGGATATTGGGAGTGGCTCTTTGGTTTTCCAAACCTAGTAAATCACCAATACTTGCTGAGAAATGAACAGAAACATTTCTTTTCTCCAAACAAATCACTAAAGGCAAGATCCTTGGCTGAGGTACATTGGCTCAGGTCCATTGACTACCATCGAGTAACACTAAATTTAACCATCTAAGGAGAAGAATCTTCAATGGGTATTTCTGCTCATAAGAATGTAGGAATTGCTACACTGGATTACACCAGTTGTCAGCTAAATCCATTCTTCTGTCTGCAACAGTGATGAATAATAGCTTCTTCAGAATAAAGTAAAGACCACTGAATTGGCCCGTTATGGAGTAAactgggaaagtttcttcctaatctaCCGAAAAGAGAAATGACTAAAGGATTTTATAAGGTCACTTAAAAGATTTAAATGCCCTAATTCAATTTCCAattaatagaaaatatatttCCCAGTTCCATATTTTGCCTCTAAAATCCCCCCTTTAGCTTAACATCGTGAATCCACCAGCCCTTGCAACAGAAATTGTGCACAATATAGCTATGGAAAATCACCCTCATCCCTGATAAAAGTCACTGAGAGTATGTGCAAGATTCAGTCTTCAATGGAAATGGAAGATACTAGGATATCTCTAtggtaagaaagagaaggagtCAAAATGGACTTACCGTGTTCACTGAGGAGATGAAGTGCAGAGAAGTGTTTAGAAGAGCCCTGAGATGTGAGCACTTTTATACAGTTTGTAGGACTGCCTGAAGGATCTGAGATGCCTTTTATGGAGGAGGTCCTAATTAGTTACAGAACAAACTTGACTGCCTTGCTA
Above is a window of Chrysemys picta bellii isolate R12L10 chromosome 20, ASM1138683v2, whole genome shotgun sequence DNA encoding:
- the LOC135976708 gene encoding claw keratin-like; translated protein: MSCSSLSYPECGVARPSPVSGSCNEPCVRQCPDSEVVIRPSPVVVTIPGPILSNFPQQSEVGAVGAPVVGAGYGGSFGLGGLNGYGGHYGGLYGLGGFGGYGGLYGYGGLGGYGGLCGYGGGYGYGGLGRYGGLCGYGGGYGGLCGYGGGYGYGGLGGYGGLCGYGGYGRRYRGGYCGPC